A genomic segment from Coccinella septempunctata chromosome 3, icCocSept1.1, whole genome shotgun sequence encodes:
- the LOC123309143 gene encoding protein shank isoform X6: MSVCDGFLVDVGGIQVATWYRELKESFNYGLFSPPENGRAGKFLDEERRLGDYPFNGPVGYLELKYKRRVYKMLSVDEKQLKSLHTRTNLRRFLEYVQNGQVEKVTKMCSKGLDPNFHCQDSGETPLTIATSIKKPAKVIIALVNGGALLDYRTKDGTTAMHRSVENRNLEAMKTLLELGASPNYKDCKGLTPLYLTVTHNVDPQFTECLLHDHASIGAQDLQGWQEVHQACKNGQLQHLEHLLFYGADMNAQNASGNTPLHVCGVNNQESCARQLLFRGADRNALNFANQNPYQVAVIAGNLELAEIIENYRQEDVVRFRGPPSYNPKRRSAIGWLHRAPSLSTLALPPSPCPSDRSSVPFSSASSSLSDGSAPTGELDNASIVTVLALGVADKSLGDTSDIISDSSGVGTANSDTNCSISMPGTTVVCIEPYISKEEGHISIREGDILEVTGATDCGYLEGNLRSGGNRSGLFPAHCVQEVRLRHNIQPAMIVTVDSRQQMQHQQRSRNTRVLGRRESNSKQFATTPRLKKYTDIPNAKPRTVVLHKGRKGFGFILRGAKATSPLMELTPSEKCPALQYLDDVDVGGVADMAGLKKGDFLLEINNEDVSSASHEHVVDLIRKSGNLVQMTVVSIEPENVGGIPMSKSTFLSGENVDVPISRQYATLPRKVGGNQGIMNRSLQAPLPPRRDPKTTLSVGRARAKSMVAGLVEEGEREETEDLTKSSSVESIHQIANISKFGPLVAKTASIRPRPTSGRVTSSELEELFEKQKTEDVYGKNSLMSSSRFQAGGTVTSHPNSPAKTRVYASVAEMKRNKSKSNKVRFTNFFSKGNGELRRDFHSTPDLTQELAMMSIKNHRSQEDLALLNNRTLPPTHPPPPPPALVQMVKVDNRNSKTEYDNLAHKNAPREGIVSSFKPSANAKLYASPEDMKQVGYRSKSLPSHSARPQVRKSQSMRSNATFKPTSTSSPPNEPQVKKNNPYAQPIQTTRSNSSASMKDRLRKIPTSKSASNVTVISSGETPSIPEPDYSCSESEAETDEENKNSSSLASRLTAVQLQPVENSGNSNASGSSSGSSSVPPSFTVDEIQKGRSMLKSSKSYPEDFLRRNESDMRVEDGDNSSSGVSSDQEAHSNTNSEYPDRMTNEIPSSKKHLSGLFTKQSSLPVKLQPPITKSTGKEEFRLPPPPEFIESENNVDVASTLAVIAPIAPPPQFSDDRQVTRVRIVGAVPKDAPPPMSKTSKTNLKHGRLHSQ; encoded by the exons gaactcaagGAAAGCTTTAATTACGGCCTGTTCAGTCCTCCGGAAAATGGGAGAGCTGGGAAATTCCTGGACGAGGAACGTCGACTCGGGGATTATCCATTCAACGGACCAGTGGGTTATCTTGAG TTGAAGTACAAGCGGAGGGTATACAAAATGTTATCCGTCGATGAGAAACAACTAAAAAGTCTTCACACAAGAACCAATTTGAGGAGATTTTTGGAATATGTACAGAATGGTCAGGTCGAAAAGGTCACCAAGATGTGCTCAAAGGGTCTCGATCCAAATTTTCACTGCCAGGATTCGGGAG aaaccCCCCTCACGATAGCCACGTCCATAAAAAAGCCAGCCAAAGTCATCATAGCCCTCGTGAACGGCGGCGCACTATTGGATTATCGGACCAAAGACGGCACTACTGCCATGCACCGATCTGTGGAGAACAGAAACCTGGAGGCTATGAAGACGCTCCTAGAATTGGGCGCATCGCCCAACTACAAAGACTGCAAAGGGCTGACGCCCCTTTACCTCACTGTAACGCACAACGTGGATCCCCAGTTCACGGAGTGTTTACTACATGACCATGCGTCCATTGGTGCTCAGGATTTGCAAGGCTGGCAAGAAGTACATCAG GCATGCAAGAACGGACAGCTCCAACACTTGGAGCATCTTCTGTTCTACGGGGCAGACATGAATGCTCAAAACGCTTCGGGAAACACGCCACTACACGTCTGCGGTGTGAACAACCAAGAGTCCTGCGCTCGACAGCTGCTGTTCAGAGGGGCTGACAGGAACGCTTTGAACTTCGCTAATCAGAACCCTTATCAGGTGGCTGTTATAGCTGGAAATTTGGAACTGGCCGAGATCATAGAAAACTATCGACAAGAAGATGTTG TCCGGTTCCGAGGTCCACCCAGCTATAACCCGAAGCGTAGGTCCGCTATTGGATGGCTCCATCGAGCCCCATCTCTGAGTACCCTAGCCTTGCCCCCAAGTCCCTGTCCTAGTGACCGATCTTCCGTCCCCTTCAGCTCAGCTAGTTCCAGCCTGAGCGATGGCAGCGCCCCCACAGGCGAATTGGATAACGCCAGTATTGTCACAG TGCTTGCACTGGGTGTTGCAGATAAGAGTCTTGGAGATACCAGTGACATCATCAGCGACAGTTCTGGAGTGGGGACAGCAAATTCTGATACCAACTGTAGCATCTCTATGCCTGGTACTACTGTTGTTTGTATAGAACCTTACATTTCGAAGGAGGAAGGCCATATATCTATAAGGGAAGGTGATATATTAGAAG TTACTGGTGCTACAGACTGTGGATATTTAGAGGGTAATTTGAGAAGCGGTGGCAATCGTAGTGGTCTCTTTCCCGCTCACTGTGTACAGGAAGTACGCTTAAGGCATAACATACAACCAGCAATGATTGTCACCGTAGATTCTAGGCAGCAGATGCAGCATCAGCAGAGATCGAGGAATACCAGAGTGCTGGGAAGGAGGGAGAGTAATTCCAAGCAGTTTGCGACAACGCCTAGACTGAAAAA ATATACAGACATACCAAACGCTAAGCCAAGGACCGTCGTCCTACACAAAGGTCGAAAAGGATTCGGTTTCATCCTGAGAGGAGCCAAGGCAACATCCCCGCTCATGGAACTAACACCTTCAGAGAAATGTCCCGCTCTTCAATACCTGGACGATGTGGATGTTGGTGGAGTGGCCGACATGGCTGGACTGAAGAAAGGCGACTTCCTGTTGGAGATCAACAACGAAGACGTTTCTTCAGCCTCCCACGAACACGTCGTGGACCTTATCAGAAAGTCTGGCAACCTTGTACAAATGACTGTGGTTTCCATAGAGCCGGAAAACGTAGGTGGCATCCCCATGAGCAAATCCACCTTTTTGTCCGGAGAAAACGTGGATGTGCCAATCAGCAGGCAGTATGCAACGTTGCCACGCAAAGTTGGAGGAAATCAGGGTATAATGAACAGGTCGCTACAAGCGCCTCTGCCTCCCAGGAGGGATCCTAAAACAACCCTCAGTGTAGGGAGGGCACGGGCGAAGAGTATGGTAGCAGGGTTAG TAGAAGAAGGAGAAAGAGAAGAGACTGAAGACTTGACAAAATCAAGTTCGGTGGAGTCCATTCATCAGATTGCAAACATCTCGAAGTTTGGCCCACTGGTAGCGAAGACAGCATCGATCAGACCGAGACCCACTTCTGGTAGAGTCACTTCCAGCGAATTGGAAGAACTGTTCGAGAAGCAAAAGACGGAAGATGTTTACGGCAAGAACTCCCTTATGAGCAGTTCCAGATTTCAGGCTGGAGGAACAGTTACTAGTCATCCGAATTCTCCTGCTAAGACGAGAGTCTACGCTAGTGTTGCTGAAATGAAAAGGAACAAGAGCAAG TCGAACAAGGTCCGATTCACCAACTTCTTTTCGAAAGGCAACGGGGAGCTCAGAAGAGATTTTCATAGCACTCCTGACCTCACTCAGGAGTTGGCCATGATGTCTATCAAAAACCATCGTAGCCAGGAAGATTTGGCTCTTCTCAATAACAGGACCTTACCGCCAACACATCCCCCACCACCTCCTCCTGCCTTGGTACAAATGGTTAAAGTGGATAACAGGAATTCGAAAACAGAGTATGACAATTTGGCCCATAAGAATGCCCCCAGAGAAG GAATTGTATCATCCTTCAAACCATCCGCTAATGCCAAACTCTATGCCTCACCTGAAGACATGAAACAGGTGGGATATAGATCAAAAAGCCTTCCTTCTCATTCAGCAAGACCTCAAGTAAGAAAATCGCAAAGCATGAGATCTAATGCAACTTTCAAGCCGACCAGTACAAGCTCACCGCCAAATGAACCTCAGGTTAAGAAAAACAATCCTTATGCTCAACCCATACAGACAACCAGATCGAATTCTTCCGCAA GTATGAAAGATAGACTGAGAAAAATACCCACTAGCAAATCAGCTTCAAATGTGACGGTTATATCATCTGGAGAAACACCATCTATACCAGAGCCAGATTACAGCTGTAGCGAGTCTGAAGCTGAAACAGATGAAGAAAACAAGAACAGCTCTAGTCTCGCCTCTAGGTTAACAGCAGTTCAATTGCAGCCTGTAGAAAATAGTGGAAATAGTAATGCAAG TGGAAGCAGTTCTGGTAGTAGCTCAGTTCCTCCTAGTTTCACCGTAGATGAAATACAAAAAGGCAGATCCATGTTGAAATCTTCGAAGTCGTACCCAGAAGATTTCTTGAGAAGAAATGAGTCTGACATGAGGGTAGAAGACGGTGACAATAGTTCTTCAGGAGTCAGTTCCGACCAAGAAGCTCACAGTAATACAAACTCAGAATATCCGGACAGAATGACCAACGAAATACCAAGTTCGAAAAAACACCTCTCAG GATTATTCACTAAGCAATCTAGTCTACCCGTCAAATTACAACCTCCAATCACTAAATCTaccggaaaagaagaatttCGCCTTCCTCCGCCCCCTGAATTCATCGAGTCCGAGAACAATGTTGATGTTGCTAGTACTTTAGCTGTTATAGCCCCCATAGCGCCTCCCCCGCAGTTTAGCGATGATCGACAGGTGACCAGAGTAAGGATAGTAGGAGCAGTTCCCAAGGATGCACCTCCACCAATGTCAAAAACCTCCAAAACAAACCTCAAACATGGAAGACTGCATAGTCAGTGA